A single genomic interval of Phocoenobacter uteri harbors:
- the znuA gene encoding zinc ABC transporter substrate-binding protein ZnuA has protein sequence MFKKTALSLAILSIAATTQASVLTTVKPLGFIANAITDGVTETEVLLPISASPHDYSLKPSDVQKLNSADLVVWIGDEMETFLEKSIEKLPAEKVLTLEDIKDIEEFVEHSKKEEDHDAHEHEAEHHQHDQHADEAHEHNHEHAHHHDENWHIWFSPKVSGLIAEQIYQKLVTQHPDKKAKLTENLMQFKHRLSETDKAIHQQLATVKDKGYYTFHDAYGYFEQAYDLKPLGSFTINPSIAPGAKTLREIQQNIREHKATCLFTEPQFTPKVVERLSKGTTVSIGKLDPMGGNIPLSKTAYTDYLMSLANSFSQCLGK, from the coding sequence ATGTTTAAGAAAACAGCCTTAAGTCTCGCGATTCTTAGCATCGCAGCCACCACACAAGCGAGCGTGTTAACCACCGTTAAACCACTTGGCTTTATCGCAAATGCGATCACAGACGGCGTAACAGAAACGGAAGTCTTATTACCAATCAGTGCCTCGCCACACGATTACAGCTTAAAACCCTCTGACGTGCAAAAATTAAACTCAGCCGATCTTGTGGTATGGATTGGCGATGAAATGGAAACTTTTTTAGAAAAAAGTATCGAAAAATTGCCCGCTGAAAAAGTGTTAACCTTAGAAGATATCAAGGATATCGAAGAATTTGTTGAGCACTCTAAAAAAGAAGAAGATCACGATGCACACGAGCACGAAGCTGAACATCATCAACACGATCAACACGCGGATGAGGCACATGAACATAATCACGAACACGCACATCATCACGATGAAAACTGGCATATTTGGTTTTCACCAAAAGTAAGCGGTCTTATTGCAGAGCAAATTTACCAAAAATTAGTCACGCAACATCCTGATAAAAAAGCAAAATTAACGGAAAATTTAATGCAATTTAAACATCGTTTATCAGAAACAGATAAAGCGATTCATCAACAACTTGCAACCGTAAAAGACAAAGGTTATTACACCTTCCACGATGCCTATGGTTATTTTGAACAAGCCTACGATCTCAAACCACTTGGCTCATTTACTATTAACCCAAGCATTGCACCTGGGGCAAAAACGTTACGAGAAATACAACAAAATATCCGTGAACACAAAGCAACCTGCCTATTCACCGAGCCTCAATTCACACCAAAAGTTGTGGAACGTTTAAGTAAAGGCACAACCGTTTCCATCGGCAAACTAGACCCTATGGGCGGTAATATCCCCCTAAGTAAAACCGCTTACACGGACTATTTAATGTCATTGGCGAATAGTTTTAGCCAATGTTTGGGTAAATAA
- the ubiD gene encoding 4-hydroxy-3-polyprenylbenzoate decarboxylase, with protein MNYKNLREFLDKLEQKGLLKRITQEVDPNLEMTEIADRTLRKGGVALLFENPKGYDMPVLCNLFGTPERVALGMGQDDVKALRELGKLLAFLKEPEPPRGLKGLMGQLPQWKQVLNMPSKTITKAPCQQVVLTGDEVDLYKLPIMKCWPDDVAPLVTWGLTITQGPYKKRLNLGIYRQQLLAKNKLIMRWLSHRGGAIDFQEWQKENPDKPFPVSVALGADPATILAAVTPIPDTLSEYAFAGLLRGHKTEVVKSISNDLEVPASAEIVLEGYIDPNETALEGPYGDHTGYYNEQDHFPVFTITHLTMRKDAIYHSTYTGRPPDEPAVLGEALNEVFIPILQKQFPEIVDFYLPPEGCSYRLAVVTIKKQYAGHAKRVMMGVWSFLRQFMYTKYVIVCDDDVNARDWKDVIWAITTRCDPARDTTMIEHTPIDYLDFASPVAGLGSKMGIDATNKWQGETDREWGTPIVKAPNVVKKVDEMWESLGID; from the coding sequence ATGAATTATAAAAATTTGCGAGAGTTTTTGGATAAGCTAGAACAAAAAGGGTTGTTAAAACGTATTACCCAAGAAGTTGATCCAAACTTAGAAATGACAGAAATTGCTGACCGAACATTACGTAAAGGCGGTGTGGCATTGTTGTTTGAAAATCCCAAAGGCTATGATATGCCGGTGCTGTGTAATTTGTTTGGCACGCCTGAACGTGTTGCATTAGGAATGGGGCAGGACGATGTGAAAGCATTGCGTGAGTTGGGTAAATTATTGGCATTTTTAAAAGAACCCGAACCACCAAGAGGCTTGAAAGGCTTAATGGGACAGCTTCCACAATGGAAACAAGTGCTGAATATGCCGAGCAAAACCATCACAAAAGCCCCTTGTCAGCAAGTGGTTTTAACAGGCGATGAGGTTGATTTATATAAATTACCGATTATGAAATGCTGGCCTGATGATGTTGCACCTTTGGTGACTTGGGGGCTGACAATCACGCAAGGACCTTACAAAAAACGTTTAAATTTAGGCATTTATCGTCAGCAATTATTGGCAAAAAATAAATTGATTATGCGTTGGCTATCTCATCGTGGCGGTGCAATTGATTTTCAAGAATGGCAAAAAGAAAATCCAGATAAGCCGTTTCCTGTATCTGTAGCATTGGGGGCTGATCCAGCCACTATTTTAGCAGCGGTGACACCTATTCCTGATACCTTGTCAGAGTATGCCTTTGCGGGTTTGTTACGTGGGCATAAAACGGAAGTGGTGAAATCAATTTCTAATGATTTAGAAGTGCCAGCCAGTGCGGAAATTGTGTTAGAAGGCTATATTGATCCAAATGAAACCGCCCTAGAAGGACCTTATGGCGATCATACGGGCTATTATAATGAGCAAGATCACTTCCCTGTGTTTACCATTACGCATTTAACAATGCGAAAAGATGCGATTTATCATTCAACCTACACGGGTCGTCCACCTGATGAACCAGCGGTACTAGGCGAAGCGTTGAACGAAGTATTTATTCCTATTTTACAAAAACAATTCCCTGAAATTGTGGATTTCTATTTACCGCCTGAGGGCTGTTCATATCGTTTGGCGGTGGTCACTATTAAGAAACAATACGCAGGACACGCAAAACGTGTGATGATGGGGGTATGGTCGTTCTTACGTCAATTTATGTACACCAAATATGTGATTGTGTGTGATGATGATGTCAATGCACGAGATTGGAAAGATGTGATTTGGGCGATAACGACTCGTTGTGACCCTGCTCGTGATACCACAATGATTGAACACACCCCGATTGACTATTTAGATTTTGCTTCCCCTGTGGCAGGACTGGGTTCAAAAATGGGGATTGATGCTACGAATAAATGGCAGGGTGAAACCGATCGTGAATGGGGAACGCCGATAGTGAAAGCTCCCAATGTGGTGAAAAAAGTGGATGAAATGTGGGAAAGTTTGGGGATTGATTAG
- a CDS encoding TonB-dependent receptor, with the protein MIVTAGYADVYKVSPTKNVIVIEAKDIQGKGYQNIEEVLDDIPSINVGKTGFGDIDIRGQGEDSASNNLQVMLDGAPITNLVNHPMQTNYNVVPVDNIEKIEIIPGGGSILYGGGSAGGIINITTNLKNIHNIKKNIKVSIGTNNRDISGHFGYRFNDKLSTQFSYTRLEKDLYFKDTYRHSDYITAGLNYKFNDNHNVSLRYGGLFEKGQFIKQLKYETLKNIGKNYVPENKKITVGLDNNNHKIEKMVSGYMNADRDIHSVNATYTGYFKNVKYNVDTFYSKGFFTNTYDDLVMDHKTLGMKHKLDISYGKNSHFADSSILFGVDLFKQSAKLAYNDYRTLSWKDKTYVIRPLSFEYDKTTLGLYVLNNLHYKQIDFSQGIRLDRTFWGFDKVAAKNEGSAVSQRNNLNTSLGLAYNYRDTGKVYMRYERSFTSPDGLQITDDFSKQDIMPTKGEDTIYDMFELGWRDEFDFITADITAFYTSTDNEMTRNYVMDPILGFGRKSINILKTTRKGIEVSLSEQFGNLTLEQSYAYLKGKREYNNRAKDFIKANSWIDWTNAGLKKVPKHKLVLKAKYDFNEQWSASAKYNYSGKYTNFTDDKELGGSRGLKPEEAFISSYSTVDVNLSYKNLKGLSVSAGINNLFNKKYFEYVGEKIYSVMPAEERSYYLDVKYSF; encoded by the coding sequence GTGATTGTTACTGCTGGTTACGCCGATGTTTATAAGGTTAGTCCAACCAAGAATGTGATCGTTATTGAAGCGAAAGATATTCAGGGAAAAGGTTATCAAAACATTGAAGAAGTTTTAGATGATATTCCGAGTATTAACGTGGGTAAAACAGGTTTTGGGGATATTGATATTCGTGGACAAGGCGAAGACAGTGCATCTAATAATTTGCAAGTGATGTTAGACGGTGCGCCAATTACGAATTTAGTGAACCATCCAATGCAGACCAATTATAATGTTGTACCTGTGGATAATATTGAAAAAATTGAGATTATTCCTGGTGGTGGATCTATTTTATATGGTGGTGGAAGTGCTGGGGGAATAATCAATATTACGACAAATTTGAAGAATATTCACAATATTAAGAAAAATATAAAAGTGAGTATTGGTACGAATAATAGGGATATTTCAGGGCATTTTGGATATCGTTTTAATGATAAATTATCAACACAATTTTCTTATACGAGATTAGAAAAAGATCTTTATTTTAAGGATACTTATCGCCATTCTGATTATATTACCGCAGGGCTAAATTATAAATTTAACGATAATCATAATGTAAGTTTGCGATATGGTGGGCTATTTGAGAAAGGGCAATTTATAAAGCAATTAAAATATGAAACCTTGAAAAATATAGGTAAAAATTATGTGCCTGAAAACAAAAAAATTACCGTAGGGCTGGATAACAATAACCATAAAATTGAGAAAATGGTTTCTGGTTATATGAATGCGGATCGTGATATTCATTCGGTTAATGCTACTTATACAGGGTATTTTAAGAATGTAAAATACAATGTAGATACTTTTTATAGTAAAGGATTTTTTACTAATACTTATGATGATTTAGTAATGGATCACAAAACGCTGGGTATGAAGCATAAGCTAGATATTTCCTATGGAAAAAATTCTCATTTTGCGGATAGTAGTATTTTATTTGGTGTTGATTTATTTAAACAAAGTGCAAAATTAGCTTACAACGATTATAGAACATTAAGCTGGAAAGACAAAACGTATGTAATTAGACCATTATCGTTTGAATATGATAAAACAACACTAGGGCTTTATGTTTTAAATAATTTACATTATAAGCAGATTGATTTTTCACAAGGAATACGCCTAGATAGAACTTTTTGGGGCTTTGATAAAGTTGCCGCAAAAAATGAAGGCAGTGCAGTTTCTCAGCGAAATAATCTTAATACTTCATTGGGTTTAGCTTATAACTATCGTGATACAGGCAAAGTCTATATGCGATATGAACGTTCTTTCACCTCACCAGATGGTTTGCAAATCACTGATGATTTTTCAAAGCAAGATATTATGCCAACAAAAGGCGAGGACACAATTTATGATATGTTCGAGCTAGGTTGGCGAGATGAGTTTGATTTTATCACAGCAGATATTACCGCCTTTTATACATCAACAGATAATGAAATGACGAGAAATTATGTAATGGATCCTATTTTAGGCTTTGGGCGTAAAAGTATCAATATTTTAAAAACTACGCGTAAAGGAATTGAAGTTTCATTATCGGAACAATTTGGCAATCTTACTTTAGAGCAAAGTTATGCTTATCTAAAAGGCAAGAGAGAATATAATAACCGAGCTAAAGATTTCATTAAGGCGAACTCGTGGATTGATTGGACAAATGCAGGTTTAAAAAAAGTACCAAAACATAAATTAGTCTTAAAAGCAAAATACGATTTTAATGAGCAATGGTCTGCGAGTGCAAAATATAATTATTCTGGAAAATACACGAATTTTACCGATGATAAAGAGTTAGGGGGAAGCAGAGGATTAAAACCAGAAGAAGCTTTTATTAGCTCTTATTCAACCGTTGATGTAAATCTAAGCTATAAAAATCTTAAAGGACTTTCTGTTTCAGCTGGAATTAACAACTTATTTAATAAAAAATATTTTGAGTATGTTGGCGAGAAAATCTATTCCGTGATGCCGGCTGAAGAACGCTCTTATTATTTAGATGTGAAATATAGTTTTTAA